Below is a window of Panthera leo isolate Ple1 chromosome B4, P.leo_Ple1_pat1.1, whole genome shotgun sequence DNA.
TCCATTGCCACCAGAATCATGAGTTGGAGGTTACTCCTCGTCAAAAACTTACCTGAAAAATTAAAGACCAAATTCCCTGCCATGTATTCAAAGCCCCCCAAGAATTGGCCCCAAACTATTTCTAGTCTTATCTTCCACCATTTCCTTCAACAAACTCTATGCTCCAGATTGCACTGGTGTCTTCCTTCTTTAATATATCCTTCACCATAACTTGTTTTTATTCACACTACGGTCTCAACCTAAAAGCAGAGGTTGCAAACTGGTGGACCCTGTTTTTTATGGcccacaaaaattttttttttaaattaagccaaCATTGAAAACTTGTGGCATTTAGAATAAACATTAGGATGTCCAATGGTTCTTGAGAAGCAGTAAGATTTGACAATATGGGGCCCCTGTTGCTGTATGGCAGCAACCCACCTGAACTACACTGCCAGCTGCCCcctcctcagggcacctgagcagcttttaaaaaaacctctcaacCATATAAGTATACCATGAAGAGATCAGACTAATGGTGGGACAATTGGGCCTATCACCTGATGTTACACAACATAGAACAGCTCTCCTGTGATGTCTTCTATCCTCAGAACTGCTTAACTTGAATCTCTCAGGCTCTGGATCAAATTCTGTTTAGCAAAAATAGGGTAGAGGAAGTTAAAGGGCACCGCGCAGAAGCAATCAATCAAATCCAAAAAGACCACTCTCCAGGACAACTGGcccaatctcttcaacaaatcagTGTTACAAAAAAGATTGTTGCAGGAGTGCAAAAGATAGTTAATACATGGTTCCTGGATTGGATCCAGGGCTGGACAAAAATTAGCTCTAAAAGTACTTTCTTAAACCAGTTAGGGAAGTGTGAATATAGATTGTTAATTTTAAGCATGTTATGTTGGCAATGTAGGAAAATGTTCCGATTCTTCAAATTAACACACTGAAGTAAAGAATCAAAACCAACCCTCTATATTTCCCCACCCATTCTCCTGACTTTAAAAGTCTACAATGGGCTGGCAAACTTTCTATAGGGCCAAGTAGCAAatgttttaggttttgtgggtcaTAGTGTTGTGGCAACTACTCAGTTCTGCTGTTATAATctcaaagcagccacagacaatacataaacaaatgggcatggctgggttccagtaaaacatttttacagaATCAGGCAGCGGGATGCAATCTtcagtttgccaacctctgatcTAGAATAAATACCACTTCTCCTAAACAAGTATTTCCTGGTACCCATCAGAATCGGTGCCTTTATCTTCCCTCTGCTCACATATTGCTTGTAGCTCTACTTACCACATTTATTATTCCTATATACTTATCTCCATTATGGAATACATTCTTTGAAAGTAGGTGCCATTGTGCTACATGACACCCATCCCCACCTGAGTTCCTTGCagaatattcaatgaatattGTTTCCAAAAACCAAAATACCCTAAAAGATTGATTTGGCACCATTTGTGACATTCACAAGAATGAGCAACAGGTTCTGAAAGTAATTTTGAATaagcttcaggggaaaaaaaaaagcactcctGATATCACtagacactatatatatatatatatatatatagtgtatgtatgtatgtgttcacCAGTGTTTTAGAATCAGACCTTGTGCACATGAAAGTGTAGCAGATTCAGAGCACAGGAATGTCCTTAtgcccttttgttttttaaccacacACTAGAGTATCGAGGGTATTAATGGATTTACAGGAAGTGCATcataaatgctcaacaaattgCAAATATACTACTGGGggaaaaagattttctttttctcatggcagggagaaggtggcagCAGATGCCTGTGAAAGGGTTTATCAAGATTTGACAACCACACCAGGTTCCATCATTCCAGGTTCCTTTCCTCACATTTACTTCCCTGGCTAGGAGACACTGGGTAGTGGAGGCATCCCTGACTGCGATGGAATCCCAGATTCCAAAGCAAAGGTGCTTGTGGGACAATGGAGAAAGGTACATGCATCTCTTCTGTTGAAATTGTCCTAAAACCCCAGGAACAGTTAGGGAAGACATGGAATTTGGGCAAAGGCAaaccctgggaaaaaaaaaacacagttcaGGTCACTGGAGAGAACATGTTGGCTTCTACAGAACAGGAGACAGGAGGGAAAGCGGGAGGAGAGCACACAGAGCAAAGTGAGGTGCACACTCCCAGACAGACATCCTCCTAAAACAGAGGTTAGTTCTATGACAAAGGTAGGTTATAAAGCAAGAAATAAGGGGAATCAAGGTGAGAGAAAGGGCAAAGCAGAGGAGAAAGCATCACAAGAAGGGGAGTGATGGTGAATTAAGAATTGAGAGTTGAGTAAAAGGTTTATTATTAGTGCAGTCAACACCATGGAACAGCACATATAACACAACCAGCAACCCGCAGAGACACTAGTGCAAAGGGGAGGGAAGCCTTAACTGAGCTTCCTGGCTCTGTCTGAAGGTGATGACAGGAGAGTATGGGCCTCAGTAAGGCAGGCAGGGTCAGAGGGGAGTGGAAGAAATGTAGTAACCAGACTAAGTATAGCAGCGTTTTCAAATTCCTGAGCACAATGTCCTGGAGCTGGAACACAGGACTGTTCCCTACTCCCTTCAAGCTGTATCCCTCCACCCCATTCCCAGTGGAGCCATGACCCAACTCCCCAGACCTATAGCAGGCAAGCTGGCCCGGAATAAAACtccaaagagagaagaaactgtTATATGGCCATATGTCTTCAACCCCACTCCCACTGGTATATTAGAATAATCACaccctctatccctccccttcTCTAGCTCTACTAGCCACCCTAGCTAGGGATCAAGGAATGCCTGGGTAGCCTAAAATGGAGCTGAAGTTCTCAGAGGGCATGGGTAAGACAATGCACAGCCTGTactcagagacacagagatatCATGTCTCTCCCATCTTGCCTGGTGAAGCTTAGAATCCAACTATGTATCTCCAAGGAAACTGGGGGTTAGGGGGATGGCAAGGTCTTCAAAATTAATACAGAGTTTTACAAGGAGACCCCTGGAAGGACTGGAGCAAAGTTCAGAGGGCACAGGCATTGATGTTGGACTGTCACATCCATCACTGGAATAACAAAAGAAGCGTCTCATCTCAGATGGGGTTATGGAGGGTTGGGGCAGACATAAGTTCAGCCAAGGACTCCCTTGGGCCCTTCTTATATTAAAGCCAAAGATtgtgctgaaaaggaaaaatataaaacagatccCATCCCTGTCCCATCCCACCCTATCCAGAACCCCCACAATAGGAATATCAAAAGAAAGTTTTaagctttgttaatttttttttctttttcctttcttaaaaaaaaaaaaaaaaaaaaagtaaataaattagatTGCCAACAATGTGGCTGGACTGGAAAAGTAGGGTAGCCATAACCAGgccattctaaaaaaaaaagtgggggggggggggagggagagaaggaaatacaaacaatggccaaaggaaattatcaaaataacTAGTTACAATCACAGGGCTGGAGAGGGGTCTATGGAACTATTACGGCCCATGCCAGAGGCAGTGCCTACCTGATTTCAGCAAAAGCCAGACAGCTGCTTCTTGCTGAACACATCCACCTCAACAGACTAATCCCCTACTCCCAACCCTGTCATTCCCTAATTATGAGAAAATGTAGGAAAGAAGAGCTCATCTGGAAATTTTCGGCATCCTAACCTGCACACCTGCAGAACCAGCAGGAGCCTGCACCTGTAAGGTGGGCTGGACAGAGTATTGCTTGGCACAGAGGTCCAGTCTTTCCCTAAGGGCCAGTTACTGGCCTCATTATTTATTTCTAGGGTTTTGATTCCACCCTTACCATTTCTTCAGGATGTCTGCTCCCCAGAGCTGCCCTCTAAGTGCTGTTTAGTGTCAACAGGCCTGCCTGCTCTGATTCCCTGGTTTTGGAGGAGGGGGAACGATTAGATATTCCTCACTCCACCCTGATCCTCTAGAGAAAATTCTTTGTGCTTTCTAAAAATATCTAGAACCAGGGACCCTAGGCAGGAAAACAGATATAGAGGTGAGGACTTTTCCAAACTGACTGAAAATTTACAGACATCTTAGGGGAAGAAATTACGTAAAAGGAAGGAATCTGTGTTTCCCACGTGAAAGGCTGAGCAAAGTGCCCCGGGGCCCTTCAGTGCCAGAAGAGCAGGGAAACATGTGGCCCGTGTGTAAGCCACAGTACTATGGGTAGTAGGGAGGACTCAGGGACCAGCTGCTGGAGCGATGGGCTTTCTGACTGCCATCTCTTCCTGCTAGCCCGTCGAGATCTCCTATATCTCTTCCACACCATGCGCAAATATCATGACAAGCCCCGGCTCCTGCACCATGTCGTCACCCATATGCTGGTTCTCACAGGCCATCACGACAACAGCCTGCTTGCCAGGGATGCGCTTGGCCACGTAGTTCTCATAGTAGCGCCGgttcatctgtcttgtctctAGTGTGGCCAGACCCTGGGGCCAGCTACGCTCGTGGGCATTTTCGATCAGCTCGTTGACGATAGAGGCAGGACAGCCACTCTCCACCAGGGAGCGCTTGATTACAGCCTGGAGTACAGCATCTGGGGTCGAGATCATCCCTCCCCAGCGGGTCACTCTTGCTGGCTGCAGGGAGTTCACCCACCTGTGTGGAGGGGGTTGAAGGTGGTCATTCCAGCTCATCCCCCTTTTCTTCATTGGCTTTTTCTCCTAATAGGAATGACCACCCACTTGGTGCTCAGCTTAACCCTAATCTCCCATCTTCCTTTTTCCATCACTAGTTCAGAAACTCTAAATCCTTCCCTAGTTGGTCCCGTGTGAGTCACCACATGTCACTCACCAGATGAAACTCAAAAGTGCAgagtttctgtcatttttcttaaaaatctcaaCACTAAACACACACAGTGCCTAGCACGTactaagtgctcaacaaatgtttaccaaATGAAGTGATTATTCCTCTATACTGTGTCCCATGCAGCACTGTTTACTCTCTATATATTGATTCACACTTAAGAGTTTAGTCTATGAATTGCATGGGACTCCAGCACTGAAAGGGATTCTAGACTTTGCTTGTTTATGCTGCATTTTAGATCCTTCCCCTGGATTTGCACTGACTGTCTTCTCTGGATTGTAAGCTACCTGACAACAGGGacaatgtctatttctttttggcCCTCCTAACACTCCACAGCCTTTAATACAGGGCTCTGTACATGTGGGTACTCACCTAAGTCTCAATGAACTGAATACTTGGGTAAGCTTTCCCTTCCATCCACCCAATAGAATAGGAGATCCTATAGTGGGGCTGGAAGTTATCCTCTTCTCCTTGGTCCCTATCCTTCATCCCAACATCTGAAAAGCGgtggccccagcccagcccttttATTACCCGCCCTTCTGCCATCCCTTGCGCTTCCTCCTTTCAGGGCTAGGTGCCAGGATGTGGAGCAAGTGACTCCATGTCCTGAGTGACACTCACTCTAGGATCTCGTTGTATTCAATTGTTTCCTCCAGGTTCTGAAGGTTGGGGTTGACACTGCGAATTGCACGCATGTATGCCTTTAGCAGCTGGATATCTCGCTTCTGTTGGAGGGAAGGAGAACCAGGGATGATGGTTAGGGCAGACAACAGATGAAAGACAGAAGTTAGTCTGAGAATGAGGGCAACTGAGAGATCTGAGGAAAAACCAGACCTATACACTTCAGGAAGACAGGGATATGACTATCTCATTCACAGCTGTATCCATAGTGCTTAGCCGAGTACCTTCTTAGAGAAGGCATTTGATGAATGTTAGGTGAATGAATGACATTGATGggatgaaagaaagggagacgAGCTCCAATCTGATTCCCTACCAAGCCAGAGGCAGAGTATCCACTCACCCAGGCACACAAGCACAGGCACCGAGCTGCAGGCTCACACTGGTGCTTCTCACCCATGGCTCtctgcacatacacacagacacacgcatgCAGTTACACATAGTCACACATCTGTTATATACACATGTCTGCATATTAAGGACAGGTTCTCCCCTATGTTCTCTGGGCCTTACCTGCTCCGCCAGCTGGTGTTTGTGCTCCGCTGAGGTCTTCTCCAGCTCTGCGATGCGTGTCTGTTGCTGCTGTACCACTGAGCGCAGGTGCTTAATGCAGTTGTGGTTTGGCAGCTCATCTTTGGGCATCTCCAGGCTGCCACCCAGGGTGggaaacaaacagaacagaaacgCTCAATGGGACATGTGGGCAAAGGCACAAAACTGCTGAGTGGGCTTTCTTCTACCCCAGATTTCTAACATTCAGGCCTCCCctcttatttattcctttcaCTTCCTTCTCCACAGCTCCCCCCACATCATTTTGCTATCTactttctctgggcctctttCCCTTTCTAAGACAGTGTTTTATCTACCACATggctctcctttccttctcactcATTCCTTCTGAGAAGCCCTAGATTCACAGACCTGGCTATCAGCATGTAATCAACTATTTCACaccccaaagaaagaaaggaacagggcAAGAGGAAATATGAGAAGGCTAGAAATTAGAGCAGTCAATCTGACAAAGAGAAAGTAGTACTGGgctgaaaaggaagaataaaggaaatcaaTCCTTAGTGTTAGCACACAGATTGGGAACTGctgcctcattttttttattaaagcaagAGCAAAAAGATCATAGTTGAAAAAGCAGCACGAAGTGACATCTTGGGGTAGAGAGCCAGGGAGGCCAAGGACACTCCTTGTGTATGTGCACAGGAAACTGCCTTAGCTGGTGAGCAAGGGATCTgggaaaaaggggtggggggagagggggagttATAAATGGGAAGGTCCTTATCTgtatggggcaggggaagggaagtaaTCTCACCCGCAGCCCTGTTCACAGGTCACAGGCCGTTTGGGGTTGTGCTCACAGTCGCTGAGGTGAGACATGAGGTTGTCAAGCCGGACAACAGCACTACAGCCAAATACAGCGTTGTCGCAGGCAATCTGCAGCTTTGACAACATGTTCCGCATGATCCGAGGTACTGGGCGCAGGTGGGCGACCGTCACAACGCTACGGTCCACCGGACATGTCTGCTGCTGAGAAAACCACTGGGTGATGCAGGCATTGCAGAAAGCATGCTCACAATGAGGTGCCTAGAAGGGAGAGCAGGGCAAAAGGGGCACAAGAGAATTAGCAGGAGCTAAGAGCCTGAATATGATAACTCCGCAAAGCTACTCAAGCCTCTGAGCAGCTTCCAGGGCCAGAGGTCCCTGGGGGTCACAGGGAAGGACAGATGCACTATGGGCAAGACACTGTGTAGGGACAGGCTTCAGATAGGTTTCCTGTGCTCAAGATTCCAAACGAATTGTGACATAAGACAAACAAGTAAAAAGTTATGTAACGATAAGAGGTATAAATAATATTCCAGGACAATAGGAGAGATGACACAAGGCAGTCGATTATTAATTGCCAACTGGATTGCATACACAATAACTGCCAAAGAAATCCAAAGGAGGGTGAGATCTTTCTAGGCTAGGTCAATCAGGGCACGTATTTATTATGGAGGACATAatttgacatgggtcttgaaggatgagtagagaGGACACAGGGAAGAGATTTACTGGCAAAAATGCaatataagaaagcaaaacaaaacaagcaccTTGAACTCCTGGGTGAGAAGTTAAGAGTCCTCTCTGTGTGGGCCCAGGTTCCTATTTTATGAGGGCTGACCTGAGGCATTGCCTCGAATCCCAATGGTGAGGCCTATCCTCCCAAACAGAGCCATTTTCTCATAGAgtcacattcttttcaatttcaTAAAGATCGTATTTCAGCTTACTTCTTTGATAAATCAGATAACCTCTGAAGTTTAATCCCTCAAAGTGAGAGGATTCCCTGGCCTCTGGCATGGGACAAACACAGTAGGCATTTAGTAGTTGTTGATGAACGAATGGTGTGCTATTGCCCAAACACTCTGCTAGGTGCTTACAATACAAGACAGGTTCTGCCTCCAAGGTGCACACAGGCACCAAAGACCAAAACAAAGAAAGGCTTCGTAACAGAAGGAGTCATTCACAATGTCACTAATGCAACTgtcaatagatttttatttttcactcaaagatatatttctttccaaaatctttacagatcctatctccaaaaaacaatcctaaatttgtcCACTTTTCCCCATCTGTCCTGCCACTAACCCAGTTCAAACTATCATCTCTCACCTATATTATTAAATATGTCTTCTAACTGGTCTCCCTACTTCTACCTCACCCCTTTATAATTCATTCTACATTCGTCAGCCACAGTGATCACTTAAAAATGCAAACTAGATCATATCACTCCTGCTTAAAAGTTTACAATGGCTTCCCTTTGTACTTAAAATAAGTCCAAACTCCTACTCAGAAACTATACAATTCTGCTTGATCTGGCCCTGTGCCTCTGACCTCTCTTCACCACACACCATGCTCCCAGTGCTGTGTTCAGGCCAGTCTGacctcctttctgtttttgtctaTACCCAGCTCACTCCTGCCTCAGCATCTCCGGTTTTGCAGCTTCTCTTTGCCCGAAATGCTCTTCCTCTAAATCCTAGCATGAACATCCCCTTGTCATTCAGATTTCAGCCCGACTGTCACCTCTTTCGTGACCATTCTATCCAATCTTGCCACCCCTGCAGAAATATACAGAATGCGCTATGTTCCACGTAAGAAAGTTGGGCAAatgaagtaataataaaaagagttAACTGTGAGGAGATTATATGGGCTGGGACAAGGATGGAGTAAGAGTTCTCATGGTATGCCTCTTTCTACTCTTTTGGTTTCTGAACCATATGAACTTATCAcctattcaaaaattaaataaatatgatgtAGGGATATCAGCATTCCTAGCAGATGCCTTCTACCCTTGGATATGTGTCTGGTAACCTGGCATCCTGAGGTCTTCCTGGCCTACTCCCaaaaggtggaggtgggggggcaaCTCCTGACTTACAGTTATGAACCAACACTGACTTCTCCACACGTGACTCACCTCAAATGATAGTGCCAGAAAACAGACAAGGCCCtgccaggggaagggaaggaactgACACACCCCATGACCTCTCGACACCAATAGCTTGCTCCACACCCAGCCAATAGTTCTACTGGCAGTAGGCTGCAAAGGCCCAGACAGGGTATAGGTCCAGGGCTAGCTGCCATTGGAATGCAGTCGGATTTTCAGTCAGCTCAGGCACCTTTCAGTCAGCTCAGTGCTCCTTTGACTGGTTGAACACTGGAATAAGAATATACTCAAAGGATCAAGAGGAGCCCCCAGGAGCTGTATAGcaatgagttggggaagggccgTGAGACCTCACTGACTCGTGTCCTGGTTTGGAAAATGGGATTATGTCTAGCCAGCCAGGACTGCCAGAGGATTCATTGGTATTTACAGAGGGCAGGCAATAAGGACCATGCAGGATGATGTCCCATGAATGCTACTGTTAAGACTTCATCTCACTTATTATACTTGCCTGTTAATCACGAGTTTCTCCTCATtagtttttaacaattaaaaaataaaaaaaattgttttttccatggggcacctgcatggctcagtcagttaagcgtctgacttcagctcaggtcatgatctcagggttcgtgagttccagtcctgcatcaggatctgtgctgatagctcggtgcctggagtctgcttgggattctgtgtctcctctctactctctccctgctcacactttgtgtgtgtgtgtgtctctctcaaaaatgaataaacattaaaaaaaaaaaaaaattaaggggcacctgggtggctcagtccgttaagtgactcactgaggctcaggtcatgatctcgcagttcgtgagtttgagcaccgcgtcgaactctgtgctgacagctgggagcctaaaGTCTCcttttatctctgccccttccccgcttgcactttctctctctctcaaaaataaataaacatttcaagaattttttaaagttgttttttaattggtttttccAGCAAGTCCCAAGAAGGAAATAGGACAGTACATACAGTTCCCTACTCCCTCTTTGTTAGAGAGTAGGGCAGGATGAAAAGGCTTGCAGGCAGACTCGCTGATTAACTGAAACACTACATCatcaaaatacagagaaaacttAGGAGAGTCCAGAAGTTCAAACATGGTAGGAACATGGAACCTAGTCAGAGCCCCTACAAAGGGAAGTTCCTGAGCTACTgtcagaagacagaaaacaggtgACCATTTTATAGCAGAATAAATCTCAGAGTGACCTCAGAAGAAAATCTGAAGCGCTGGACTTCTGTGGCATCCACCTCTAGACAGACTCTGAAAGGCCCTATTCCTTTTGTAGCTGCCACTGCTCCTCTGCACCAAACCTctattctgtatgtgtgtgttgccaagggggtgggggagggaggccagaaCACAGTGACTTCCCACTGGTCCCATTACTTATGAACATTTTCATTAGCTCTACTATCATCTAGTGCCCCACCAAACCTGCCACCAGACCAACTCACCTGGACTGGCTCCTCCAAGACACCACTGCAAATAGGACAGATAAGGTCTTCGTCAACATCCCCCTGGAAACGGGTTACATCATACCCCATGTCTCATCACTGAAACCCAGGTCCTGGAAGGAGCAAGAGGAAAAAGAGGCCAATTCAGAAGAAGCCTACAAATATGTGCCAACCTGGAACTCATGGCCAAGATCCATTCATTTGTCCAACAATTATTCATTGaaagcctactatgtgccagtcattTGGGAGAAAGAAATCTGACTCAAGAAACTTAATTCTAATGGTAGAAGATATTACATaaccatacacttaaaatatgaagtgaccggggtgcctgggtggctcagtcaattaagtgtccaactcttggtttcggctcaagtcatgatatcacggtctgtgagtttgagccccatgttgagctctgtgctgacagtgtggagcctgcttaggattctctctctccctctctcaaaataaacaaactttaaaaattaaaaaaaaaaaaaaagaagtgataaatgTTTGACAGGGCATTATGAGGGCAAGAGATGTGGACACCTAACCCAGGCTAAAAGGAGAGGGTAGTTTTGAGTTTTACAGGAGTAGGTGTCACCAACAGGACAAACAAGAGTAGCTAGGTattggggatgggggcagggtggggcatTAGCATTAGGGCTTTAGGCACATGAAACAGCACATTCAAAAGCCCAGAAGTAAGAGGGCATATGATTGGTTCAGGGAACTCTACATGGTTCAGAAAAAGGTTGACCTGAAGGATCCAAAGGAGGGAGTGACTAGATACAAGGCTAGAGTGGCAAGCAAGGGCCTTGCCATGAGAAGTCTTATGTAAGGAGTTTGGGCTTCACGAGTTtcgagcgccacatcaggcttgttgctgtcagcatggaacctgcttcagatcctctgtccccctctctttttgcccctcctccgctcattctctccctcactctctctcaaaaaaaaaccaaaaaaaaaaaccaaaaaaactttaaaaagtttagcCAAAAACTTTACTGTAAAACAATCTACACAGTATTCAAAtaacaaacacttactgagtgccATCTATATACCAATAAGCCTAATGAAACCTAGTCCCCCTGAGATAAGTGACGAGGAAGAGAAAAGCACAAGGTACTAGAGGAACacagaagagagaattctaaaccAGACTTGGAATGGTCAGAAAGACTTCTGACAAATGGCTCTCAAAGTATGTTTAGAACAA
It encodes the following:
- the RNF41 gene encoding E3 ubiquitin-protein ligase NRDP1; its protein translation is MGYDVTRFQGDVDEDLICPICSGVLEEPVQAPHCEHAFCNACITQWFSQQQTCPVDRSVVTVAHLRPVPRIMRNMLSKLQIACDNAVFGCSAVVRLDNLMSHLSDCEHNPKRPVTCEQGCGLEMPKDELPNHNCIKHLRSVVQQQQTRIAELEKTSAEHKHQLAEQKRDIQLLKAYMRAIRSVNPNLQNLEETIEYNEILEWVNSLQPARVTRWGGMISTPDAVLQAVIKRSLVESGCPASIVNELIENAHERSWPQGLATLETRQMNRRYYENYVAKRIPGKQAVVVMACENQHMGDDMVQEPGLVMIFAHGVEEI